The following are encoded together in the Verrucomicrobiia bacterium genome:
- the typA gene encoding translational GTPase TypA yields MEHIRNIAIIAHVDHGKTTLVDCLLKQSGTFRANQATEERMMDSMDLEREKGITIRAKNAAFKYKDYHINIVDTPGHADFGGEVERIMNMIDGVLLVVDAADGPQAQTRFVLRKALEAGAKPIVVINKIDRDNASPHKVLDQVFELFMALHATDEQLDFPVIYASAKMGYAKVELNHASGTMEPLFDAIIKHIPPPRASAGEGFKMLIANLDYSDYLGRISLGKIVCGKIKVGDPAACIHGDGRKDVGKITAIYHFEGMKRIEIKEAHAGDIIGIAGFEEAFIGETITDSPDREPIPFVPIDPPTIQMQFAVNDGPLAGQDGKLVTARHIWDRLVKEIRTNVALRIAQTDATNIFSVSGRGEMQIAILVEQMRREGHEVLVSRPEVIYRKDAEGNLLEPIEKLFLEIPKDAMGDVMQNLANRKGEITNMNHHGDEISIEAMIPTRGLIGFETDLVNQTRGMGVMSHLFHEYGPDRGDIAARKNGSLVSMESGEAMAYALNMVQERGRLMVEPGDQIYVGMIVGENARENDIPVNPCKAKRLTNMRSQGDGKGISLAPPFKMSLERALEYISSDEYVEATPKNLRLRKKELDENKRKRAAQSRSAKVVEN; encoded by the coding sequence CGCACGTTGATCATGGCAAGACCACCTTGGTGGATTGTTTGCTGAAACAATCCGGGACCTTCCGCGCCAACCAGGCGACGGAAGAGCGCATGATGGATTCGATGGATTTGGAGCGCGAAAAAGGCATCACCATTCGCGCCAAAAACGCCGCCTTCAAATACAAGGATTACCACATCAACATCGTGGACACTCCCGGCCACGCGGATTTCGGCGGCGAAGTCGAACGCATCATGAACATGATTGACGGCGTGTTGCTCGTCGTGGATGCCGCCGACGGCCCACAGGCGCAAACCCGTTTCGTCCTGCGCAAGGCCCTCGAAGCCGGCGCCAAGCCCATCGTCGTCATCAACAAAATTGATCGCGACAACGCCTCGCCCCACAAGGTGCTCGACCAGGTGTTTGAATTGTTCATGGCGCTCCACGCGACCGATGAGCAGTTGGATTTTCCCGTCATTTACGCCAGCGCGAAGATGGGTTACGCCAAGGTGGAACTCAACCACGCCAGCGGCACGATGGAGCCGTTGTTCGACGCGATCATCAAGCACATCCCGCCGCCCCGCGCCAGCGCCGGTGAAGGTTTCAAGATGCTTATCGCCAACCTCGATTACTCGGATTATCTCGGCCGTATCTCGCTCGGCAAAATCGTTTGCGGCAAAATCAAGGTGGGCGATCCCGCCGCGTGTATTCACGGCGATGGCCGCAAAGACGTCGGCAAGATCACCGCGATTTATCATTTCGAGGGCATGAAACGCATCGAGATCAAGGAAGCGCACGCCGGTGACATCATCGGCATCGCTGGTTTTGAAGAGGCATTCATCGGCGAGACCATCACCGATTCTCCCGACCGCGAACCGATTCCTTTCGTGCCCATTGATCCACCGACGATTCAGATGCAATTCGCCGTCAATGACGGACCGCTCGCCGGTCAGGACGGCAAACTCGTCACCGCGCGCCATATTTGGGACCGCCTCGTAAAGGAAATTCGCACCAACGTCGCGCTGCGCATCGCGCAAACCGACGCCACGAATATCTTCAGCGTCAGTGGCCGTGGCGAAATGCAAATCGCCATCCTCGTCGAACAAATGCGCCGCGAAGGCCACGAAGTTTTGGTCTCGCGCCCTGAAGTCATCTATCGCAAAGACGCCGAAGGCAATTTGTTGGAACCAATCGAAAAATTGTTCCTGGAAATTCCCAAGGACGCGATGGGCGACGTCATGCAAAATCTCGCCAATCGCAAAGGCGAAATCACCAACATGAACCATCATGGCGACGAAATCAGCATCGAGGCCATGATCCCCACGCGCGGCCTGATCGGCTTTGAAACCGACCTCGTCAACCAGACCCGCGGCATGGGTGTGATGAGTCATCTGTTCCACGAATACGGCCCCGATCGCGGTGACATCGCCGCGCGCAAAAACGGCTCGCTCGTGAGCATGGAAAGCGGCGAAGCGATGGCTTACGCCCTGAACATGGTGCAGGAACGCGGTCGCCTGATGGTTGAGCCCGGCGACCAAATCTACGTCGGCATGATCGTCGGCGAAAACGCCCGCGAAAACGACATCCCCGTTAATCCCTGCAAAGCGAAACGCCTGACCAACATGCGTTCGCAAGGCGATGGCAAAGGCATCTCGCTCGCGCCGCCCTTCAAGATGTCCCTCGAACGCGCGCTCGAATACATCAGCTCCGATGAATACGTCGAAGCCACGCCCAAGAACCTGCGCCTCCGCAAAAAAGAACTCGACGAAAACAAACGCAAGCGCGCCGCCCAAAGCCGCTCCGCGAAAGTCGTGGAGAACTAA